One part of the Malus sylvestris chromosome 2, drMalSylv7.2, whole genome shotgun sequence genome encodes these proteins:
- the LOC126581858 gene encoding uncharacterized protein LOC126581858, giving the protein MHQKKSEAQIGKESIGVSSDYNPVSASASASAAAAPPPSAPSSSFSSISDQVNHITQFPRYPSQHLPHHDPPIPQTTPYKRPLLTQTPSSLSKSPTLYKFPPPPQNPPLFSPSLAAKSAFFRLLRRVHLLRRRLLLLSLPFFYFLVSHPSHSFFLDFLSAFAFSAALLFSLNLALPRLPSIRLFLARSFPSKLKTSSSPPLPVFWSIGSRPKAEKKGSSGCWVQVYSNGDVYEGEFHKGKCSGSGVYYYYMSGRFEGDWVDGKYDGYGVETWARGSRYRGQYRQGLRHGFGVYRFYTGDVYAGEWSNGQSHGCGIHTCEDGSRYIGEFKWGVKHGLGHYHFRNGDTYAGEYFADKMHGFGVYRFANGHRYEGAWHEGRRQGLGMYTYRNGETQAGHWQNGVLDVPSTQNATSPVSPIAVNHSKVLYAVQEARIVSEKAYDVAKVDERVNRAVTAANRAANAARVSAVKAVQKQMQHNTSSDHMPIQIV; this is encoded by the exons ATGCATCAGAAGAAATCTGAAGCTCAGATCGGAAAAGAAAGCATTGGCGTCTCTTCCGATTACAACCCAGTCTCAGCCTCAGCCTCAGCCTCAGCCGCCGCCGCACCACCGCCATCGgcgccttcttcttccttctcttccaTTTCCGACCAAGTCAATCACATCACCCAATTCCCTCGCTACCCATCTCAACATTTGCCCCACCATGACCCCCCAATCCCTCAAACCACACCTTACAAGCGACCCCTTTTGACCCAAACCCCCTCCTCCCTCTCCAAATCCCCGACCCTCTACAAATTCCCACCTCCTCCGCAAAACCCACCTCTCTTTTCCCCTTCTCTCGCTGCCAAATCGGCCTTCTTTCGCCTCCTCCGCCGCGTTCACCTCCTCCGCCGCCGCCTCCTACTGCTCTCTTTGCCCTTCTTTTACTTCCTGGTCTCTCACCCTAGCCACTCTTTCTTCCTTGACTTCCTCTCCGCCTTTGCTTTCTCCGCCGCATTGCTCTTCTCCCTCAATCTCGCCCTTCCCCGCCTCCCCTCCATACGGCTGTTCCTGGCCAGGTCTTTCCCAAGCAAGCTCAAGACCTCCTCTAGCCCGCCGTTGCCCGTGTTTTGGTCAATCGGGTCGCGGCCGAAAGCCGAAAAGAAAGGGAGTTCCGGGTGTTGGGTTCAGGTTTACAGCAACGGTGACGTGTATGAGGGTGAATTTCATAAAGGAAAGTGTTCAGGAAGTGGGGTGTATTACTATTACATGAGCGGGAGGTTTGAGGGGGATTGGGTTGATGGGAAATATGATGGTTATGGTGTCGAGACGTGGGCGAGAGGAAGCCGGTACCGCGGGCAGTATAGGCAGGGCCTGAGGCATGGTTTCGGGGTGTATAGGTTCTACACTGGAGATGTTTATGCAGGGGAATGGTCTAATGGGCAGAGTCATGGGTGTGGAATCCATACCTGTGAGGATGGGAGTAGATATATTGGGGAGTTCAAGTGGGGTGTCAAGCATGGCCTTGGTCACTACCATTTCAG AAATGGTGACACGTATGCTGGAGAATATTTTGCGGACAAAATGCATGGGTTTGGGGTCTATCGATTTGCAAATGGGCATAGGTATGAGGGAGCTTGGCATGAGGGTAGAAGGCAAGGGCTTGGTATGTACACATATAGAAATGGGGAAACTCAAGCTGGTCACTGGCAAAATGGAGTCCTTGATGTTCCAAGCACACAGAATGCAACTTCTCCTGTATCTCCCATAGCTGTTAATCATTCCAAAGTACTTTATGCGGTTCAG GAAGCGAGAATAGTGTCCGAGAAAGCCTATGATGTAGCAAAGGTGGATGAAAGAGTGAACAGAGCCGTAACAGCAGCTAATAGGGCAGCAAATGCAGCTAGAGTATCAGCGGTGAAAGCTGTCCAGAAACAAATGCAGCATAATACTAGCAGTGACCACATGCCAATTCAAATTGTATGA